One stretch of Cololabis saira isolate AMF1-May2022 chromosome 15, fColSai1.1, whole genome shotgun sequence DNA includes these proteins:
- the LOC133460701 gene encoding H-2 class I histocompatibility antigen, Q10 alpha chain-like: protein MLAFAILVLLGTALAVSGERHKLSYIYTALSKPAVSPGIHKFTAMGMLDNKIIDYFDSTQQMKVPRTPWMKERLEKEYWDKGTVSRKSKQLWFQVNIEILVERMRQNETDLHILQWMHGCEAERGEGGLKFVDGVDMYNYDGDDFLSFDNKNQIWVAKTDAALSTKRKWDDVPVLKEYTKGYLEKECLDWMGRFIEYGQAQLFEAKAPKVHVFALKAKSEASIILTCLATGFYPEDIILQIRRNGRSLTERDGLVSSGVRPNGDETFQRRDYVEILMSDQSDYTCEVIHEASRWNLVKKWDHKPPAEDGSGVIIGGVVAGGLVLIAIGGIVLLCLLYKKGIIGQRSPSVPSISSSLDSDDSKKPLKIDIDAKPPSENGSTTPLLKRKDGSTGSDSAISTDASSNSNASLRSSEEGDVNQERASGPV from the exons atgctcGCGTTTGCCATTTTGGTCCTTTTGGGGACAGCTCTGGCAGTCAGCGGCG AGCGGCACAAGCTGTCCTACATCTACACAGCCTTATCCAAACCCGCAGTATCCCCTGGCATCCATAAGTTCACTGCCATGGGCATGCTTGACAATAAGATCATTGACTACTTTGACAGCACACAGCAAATGAAAGTTCCCAGAACGCCCTGGATGAAAGAGAGACTGGAAAAAGAATATTGGGACAAAGGCACAGTGTCCCGGAAGAGCAAGCAGCTTTGGTTCCAGGTCAACATTGAAATCCTGGTGGAGCGAATGAGACAGAATGAGACAG ATTTGCACATCCTCCAGTGGATGCATGGCTGTGAGGCTGAACGGGGTGAAGGTGGTCTCAAGTTTGTCGATGGCGTGGACATGTACAATTATGATGGAGATGACTTCCTGTCGTTTGATAATAAAAACCAAATCTGGGTTGCCAAGACTGATGCAGCATTGTCCACCAAGAGGAAGTGGGACGATGTCCCAGTCCTGAAAGAATACACCAAGGGCTACCTGGAGAAGGAGTGCTTGGACTGGATGGGCAGGTTCATAGAGTACGGGCAGGCGCAGCTATTTGAAGCCA AGGCACCTAAGGTGCACGTGTTTGCACTCAAGGCCAAATCTGAGGCGAGTATAATTTTGACATGCCTGGCCACCGGCTTTTACCCAGAGGACATTATCCTGCAGATCAGAAGGAACGGCCGGTCCCTCACTGAACGCGACGGGCTGGTCAGCTCTGGAGTTCGACCAAACGGGGACGAGACCTTTCAGAGGAGAGACTATGTCGAGATTTTGATGTCCGACCAGTCCGATTACACCTGTGAAGTCATTCACGAGGCCTCTCGTTGGAATCTTGTGAAGAAATGGg aTCACAAGCCTCCTGCTGAAGATGGAAGTGGTGTCATTATCGGTGGAGTTGTGGCTGGTGGTCTTGTGTTGATCGCAATCGGGGGGATTGTGCTCTTGTGTCTCTTGTATAAAAAAGGGATTATCG GTCAGCGTTCTCCTTCTGTTCCCAGTATCTCTAGCTCCC TTGACAGTGACGACAGCAAGAAGCCTCTCAAAATTG acatTGATGCCAAACCCCCAAGTGAAAATGGGTCGACAACTCCCCTCTTGAAACGCAAGGATG GCTCCACCGGCAGTGACTCAGCTATCAGTA CTGATGCCAGCAGCAACTCAAACGCGTCTTTAAGGTCAAGTGAAGAAGGGGACGTCAACCAGGAAAGAGCCTCTGGGCCCGTGTAA